A segment of the Nasonia vitripennis strain AsymCx chromosome 2, Nvit_psr_1.1, whole genome shotgun sequence genome:
CTTATTCACTTTTTACAGGCACAATAGTTCTTACACTTTCtcatttttttgttgttgctgttttaaatatattaatgcTGAAGgaacttaatattttataaagcaaATATTTAAAGCTCAAAGTAGTTACAAATAAAGTACATAGGTAGTACCATCTTAAAttctgtaataaaaaaattaaaaaaaaaatcttataagCGATAATAGATAATGCGCATACGTAATAATGTCTTATACTCATTTTAAtaacattattaaataagCCCTaaaacaacaatttttttcaaatttaaaatatttatataagattataatctaataatgcTTATGTTATGTAAAGCTGACGATGATTTCTaaagaatgattttttttgtagTATTCTCGGTAATTAACATACGcatagatttttttaaattttatctaACAATATAAATCTCGTTAAGAATGTtgagttatatatatataatacttcTACATATGGAACTAAAAAACGATTTCGTTGAGAGATGACGATGAGGTACGAATTTTTTTGCAACATACCCGAGAATACTTAACGCGATCACAATTTCTTGAAGTTGAGTTAGAAATCATCTCAAAAAGGTGCGTTCGTCTTGATTCGTTTAGAAGATAAAAAATTCCTATCACAACAATAAGTACAGGAACTATAATACCCATTATTTTGCCTCCTGAAACCAATGGAATATATAAACGTCGGCATTttggatttattatttattataatacgaTTGTACCTTACCGCTTAATGAAGCTGCTTCATTTGGAGCTATGCTATTTTTGGTATCAGTATCTTtagaaattgaattttcaggAACGGACAGAAAACGACATATTTGCGGTCTATCCCATTCGAATTCCAAATAACATGAACTCTCCTAAACATTGAAATTAAACGTACATCATACACATGTCCCGCATcgataattgtaaaaattttaaaattgttatgaATGTTTAATTACCTTTAACAGAACTGGTGGACTCAAAATATTCTTGTTTCTACAATTTATACTTAAAACGGATTGAGCAAGCGATCCATCACTACATTTACTTCCTCCCGTAAAATGTAGTCGAATGATATCAGATGATTCAGCATAATCATAAAGGACACTTACACTGGTACCATAGTTGACCTTATCATCGCAAATAAACCCGCCATTACATTCTTTCTTATTTCCACAAAGGGAAATTTTATACACGGTATTATCTTTACCCGTGACCTGTAACTTATATTACattagtttttaataaactgtTGCTTTTGAGAGTAAACAAAATACATTGcataatatacatacataacTTATTAAGCCCTTGTTTTGggataataatgataaattacGGAAATCTCCAAGTGTATTATTGATTGAACAATTGTCGTTAAAATATCCATCTACTTTCCCACACACTAAACTTGTTTTCCATTCAAAAAAATACGTACAGTTATGGTAGGATAGGAATCGTGGTTGCGTCTGCAATAAAATAGATACAGTTTATATAGACTATTTTTCAAGTAATATTTGGTTTACTTCTTTGAATCAATATTTACCATTTGGCTGTTGATATCACACAAGAACGAAATACTGGATTCAATTCTTCGTCTTTTATCATCTTCGCAAGCCGACCCATTATGGTAGACTATAACGGCACTTTGATCACTAGAAGTGTTCGGGGCGGAATCAAAACTTCCTAAAttctatttgtaaaatacaagttCTATAAGCGATACACGAATTTTAGACATACGTtctcttaaaataaaataaatattaacttaCAGTTGTACTTATTACTTTTCCATTATTAATCCTAAGTTTACAAATACTGGCTTTTTCATCTGTGCAAACACTAAATTTGTCATACTTGACAAGTGGTTGACACAAATTTATATGATATTCTGTGTCATCagatttaatcacataattgGAAAGCTGTAACATTAATGGACTAAGATTGACTTGATTGTTATATGTTGAACAAGTCTTCTGCAAAAAATGTATTGTTAAATTACGAAAGCGTAATTTAAAGGAGAAtcgttttaaatttatattatgcTATACCTGTATTTTGCATGCCAGTGGAGTACTATACTTAATTAGATCATAACACAAATCTATTACATCGATTTCATAGTCATCTGGACCACAATAAAATTCAATCACTGTATACTTTTGCTGTTTACCAAAACATACATCTCCATTCGTGTAATTCAAGTATGGTCCACTCTCTTTCCAcatcaaatttgaatttccaaTTCCACCTGATGTACTTTTATGACGTTTACATGCTCctaaaaaatcataacaataTTCATAAATGTTTCGTACTTTGgttaaaaagaagaaaaaacattaatagaattaaatttatttacctGTTTGTTTTTTGCAAGTAGTGTTTGTTATTGCATTACAAATAGTAAATTTGTAAAACTCATTTGTTCCAAATGGTTTCACACTTAATTCTTTATTCATTAATGCTGTGAAATTGTAAGTTTGGCCTGTTATTGGATTTTTCACTGCACACACATCAGAATTTGCTTTTTCTAAACTCTTGGCATGTAAGGCTTGTTCACTGCAAGCAGCTGCTGTTGTCCAGTTAAAACGGTAGTGACACAGTTCCATACCTCCTACATAGTCTGGTAATGTTCCCTATTTTTCAAATGAAGATCaaatgaataaatttaaaacaaatctCGTTTTTTAAGCGATTTAAAATCCTCAAAACCATATTTACAATTGCATCCAAATCACAAATAAATGTTATTGTTGCTTCCAATTTTGAAGATGCATTTTCTACAGCAGATGAACATAGTGCACCATCCGTATATTTTAATGACAAAGTGCCATCTACattgtattttaaattttcattaggTTCACCTAAAGGTGAGCTTTAAcgattgaaaatatataaaaattaatggtATTCTTTTTCCATAATTTTGTAGAATACATGATGGTTATAAGTGATTACCTTTTAGCAGTTTCTAAATCAATTAGACAAGCTGCATTATTGGATTTGCATGTATTTGGTCCATAAATAACAGAGTGGCATATATTTAGAAgtactttttttgtataattggCAAAATAGACTTCATAATTTCCggaaatttttgttaattcaCTGAGATCATAATGATCAGAATTATGATTAACAGTGCAGCTTATTTTTTTCGGTTCAGTGCAAGCAGCTGAAGTCCTCCAATCCAATTTGAAATCACATTCATTGTATCCCTTAATAACAAATTGCATtagtagtaataaatttaatatcaGATAAAGATTCAACAGatcaaacaaatttatttaatcaactttttcaatttaattaaataaataaatatcttacAGCCGCATATAGCTCCATGCCTTCATTGGCATCTGTAACTCCCAAATCACACTTCATCCGGATCTCTACCGTGTAATTATGCTGATTATCACATTTATCACCagtatatttgaaaataatttcacCAAACTCGCGAACAACTTCAGGTGGATTTTTTCCTACAACAATCATTTTAtatcaagattataattagTCGTATAGGTGATATTTATTTCATGTATTACTTGTTACTTGAAAAATAGCATACCTATGCCTATTTCTTGTCCGGTTTTATTAAGACAAATGGAGTAGCCATCTTGACCAttgcaattagtttttaacATGCCACAAGGTTGCAATCTCAAAATAGCATCAACATCATGCTGAATGCTATAATCCTTATTAGAATTTGACAGCCCCgtgaaattaaataaatgtgaaaattcCGGTTCCCTAACTAAGCAGTAGTTTTCTCTGATAAATTTCTGTGATGGAACAGGAAACAGTGCACACCTTAGTCGTTTTTCCCCTTGTTTAGTGATATCATGAAAGAATATGATAAAGTGTACCTTACCtctcttttaattttactcgTTATGACTCGAGCCGCCAGAAAATTCGGCTGCAAAGCGgctaataaaatgaaaatgaagaaacgCATCTTTGAAGTAACGCATACAAGAATTTCTACATCAAAATTCAGCAAGAATAGTCTCCTCTGCAACAGTAAAAAGGCACAAAGGTAGGTATGACGTTATCGCTCTTTCGCCGGTAAAAATAATCATGCAACTCCAGCATGGCGTTGCGCCTTTGTTTTGTCTACTTCAACTACTTATGCTTTACCTCGCGCTAGTTTTATCCTTTCTTGGCAGTAGCAGGCAGCGAATGCTCTCGATTTTCGGAGCATATCTCGCAGTTTCGTCTCTAAGCACTTTTTCCGCACTCGATGATGAACGGATTCATTCAATCCTCACGATTGCTCACATGTCTCTTGGAACACTGTAGAGCTGCACTGAAATTTAATCTCCGAGGACTGATATGCGTTTGTTTTACTCGGAATCCCAACGGAATATACATACCTATGCGAGTACgtcgtaaacaaataatacagGCCGGATTTCCAAGCACCAATGACAATGACCCAAAGACTGCGCGGGCGGCCGCGGctaatgagtaatgtgcgcgCGCAGCTCGATATTTGGGCTTTTCGGAATCGATGCGCTTTTTTTCAGACCGACTGAAAATTGACGAGACGTTTCTGAGCCCGTATGATCGATGGCTAATGATTGCtgtattaatttaattacgtTCGATAGTATACTCGATAACTCCGTAACTTATCGCCTTTTTTATGAGAAGCGGACCTGCGGCTACGTCGGCACCTGCGCATAATTCGACCAGTCGCATAACTGCATATCTGTTTGTCCGCGATATGccaataaataatgtatttttatcaGGACGGGTAAAACGTTGCGTGCAAAAATGATAAACGCAAAACTAATGCGTCGAAGAATTGCATGTGATAACTTTGTATTTGATTATCATAAGGAGATCGATACAAGCAAACGCTGAACAATCGAAGGTggttttgataaattattacatgCGCATTTTCGCAAGTCAGTTTTGTCGGCTGCACCGCGCATGCGATAACAGATCACGTGTGCACCTCCCACCATTAGCACGACTCAACCTGACTTGACGTTCTAACCTTGTGCATTTCAAACTTCGATGCAGCCGTAATCATTGTTTACTTTCAgcgaaaatgttaaatgaaaaACTGATTGAGTTGATTTAATTGTCGTCATTTTAGTATAGATAAGTACTCGCTAAGATGGAGGAATTAACGATCGAGCAAGTGTTTTTAATTCTAAAACCAGAATGCGAGTCGTTTATGAGTGAGCCAAGTGCGAAAAAGGCTATGAAAATTGCAGCCATGGTGAACAGAACTTCAAAAGTATTTCTTAAGAAAATCTATGAAAACATACTGTTCCCGATCACTCATCACTTGAAAAACAATACTCTTAGGTAATTCATATGATTTTTGGAGTTAAAAATTCTTCGTTCTTTTTATTCGTTCCTATTTTTTACAGTAAAGATGACAATTTAGAATTGGTGAAAACTATTCGAGCTGTACTTTGCAATATAAGAGTAGAAAATTTACTTGTGTTTGTTCAGATTTACAATTGCTTACGCTGTCAAATATGTCAAGAGAAAAGCACAATGGAATGTAAGTCAGTCTAAAGATTTTATGACATTCTTCATTGAGGAATTGGAGtacttttaatatttatatacattacTTGCAGTGATAGAAGCGCATGAAGAGCTGAAAGAAGCTGTAGTTTTGTGTTTGAAAGATCTTGTTGAGAGCTGTTCTTTACATGTAATTGAATCTTTTTATACACGACAGCATGCTGCATTACTGAGCCACGGCATTTATCTATGTGTGAGACTAGCGAGGCTAGAAAAATCTAACTCTTTACGGTAgggttataaattttttttcaataataataaggtATTCGAATACTCAGGATGGTCaaaactaaaatttctttatatttttctttttcacagATTAGCTGCTGTAGAAGCTGTCATGGCATTAGTTCAAGTTCATGATAAAGCTGATTCTCAGGATATTGTTTTACGTAGTCAAATAGCTGATGTTGTCATGTTATATCTACCTGGAGTGTCAAGTGGATTATTGGAAGTTGCTCTTAGGAGTGACATTCAAAATCACAAAGTAACAATGGTAATTTAGGCTATTGTACCTGATATTTGTagtatgtaaaataaaaaaaattaatacgaAATTTTTGTACTCTAGGTGGCAATTCAGGCATGGAGCAGAGCAATGGCTCTGGTAATGCAGGATATGCCACACGAAGAAGATTGCGATTTGACAGCCCCTGCAATAACATTGGAAAGTATAATGAAAGAAAAAGATCTCAATGATagtgaaaaaatgaaacgTGCCTTAGAAACTACCAAAAGAACTCCTCAGTGGTATTCTGCAGTGTctgaaaagtttaaaattctGTTTAAAGAATTGGATGTTTTATCTGAACATTCTCATTTTAAAGTTAGAAAGGAGCTGGCTGTAGCTGTTAGTCTTTTACTCTTAAATTGTTCAAGGtacatttttgtattatttgcaataaaaaaaagtcatgTCTTACATGAAATTTTGTATCTTTTAGAAACATGAAACCTTGTTTTCAAACTCTATTGGAAGTATTAATAACGTTGTCGGAAGATGAAAATCAAGAAGTTTCTAAAACGGCAAATGATGCACTTCAAAAAGTGCAAGAAAAGTGCCTTCAAGATAAAAATATGAAGACTGCAGTCGAAACGCTTGAAGAGAATCTATATGAACTCTTAACGAAATTACCACGCATCATAAGAACGTCTggtaaattgatttttgaataattatctTTTAAGTTATTTACTCTATTTATATTGTAAGAATAAATTCACAGGTGAATCCGTGCAAATAATGTGGCTAAATCGTTTAGCTGGATATTTAAAAGTACTTGGCAAGCAAAGATTATCTAGGATTTTGCTCTCCACAGCTCATTTACGAAAATTGTTGGTTACTCTTGTCTATATAGCTGAACTTGATTCTAGCAATGTTTCATTGTTGGAAGATATCACAACTACaagtaaaactttttaaaataaaatctgcatgtattaaacaaatattaaatacatgATTCTTATTTTTAGACTTTGAAGACTCCATGTACCAAGGAGTTTCTCATTCATGGAAACAGTTTAAGTTTTTATTTGATGTTGCCACCAgtgaaaaattatatagtatatttaggATACTTGGAGAATTCGGAGATCATAAAACATTAGTGGacagtattttgaaaatgtcatTAGATGTgcctaaatttaaaaaagaactAACTTTGATTCTAAATACAATATTAGAAGGTAACAATTTAATTACGCAAATTTAAATAAGATAGTATTGTACTTAACTTAATTCAAATTTTGAGACAGTTCCTAGAGATACAACAGTTGAAATGCCAATGTACAAAAAAGTCGTTGAACATTATATAAATCCTGATTATTGGAATCTTCCAGTGAAAGTATCTGATGAAATTACACTTCAAACTGCACAAAGTAATATTGTGGAATGTTGTTTAATTTTAGAAGGTTTGGGAATAATAGCTAAAGTTCTAAAAGAGGACTACCAATGTTTTCTTCTAAAAACATTGTATTTAGTAATTGAAAGAGCAGGTAATTATGATGGATAAACTTGTTAAAATTAGTGACGCAATTGCTAccaaaacttttttcatttttaggaAGTGAACACAGTTTGATACGTTTGCTTGGACTCCAAACACTTGAAATCATTGCAAAATCTCAAAATTTAGAAACAATCGGAGATCTATTTCGAGTAAATTTTGATTACATTTCCTACCATGTAACGGTAAAACTTCGTAGGGTAGAAAGAAATCCCGGGGTTTTAGATGTTGTAGGAGTTGTAACTAATTATAGTACAATGGATTTCCTTCCACATTTGAAGGATATTGTGGATGACCTGCTCCTCCAATCCGGTTCCAATACTCAAAAACGAAATGTTAGCTCATTTTTAAAAGTATTCTATGCATTTGTAATATGCGTCAAAAGACTGACGCTGAATAAAGATTCAAAAGAGAATGACAAGTTCTTTGATGATTTGAGATCTTTGAGGTCAGCTGAAATAGTTATAAATTCCTTCTTAGAATATTATAATgctaaaaaagattcattGATGATCAATGTTAATGACAAGATGGAAGTAGATGAAGTTGCAAATCTTGAAAATAACTATGATAATGTCTGTGACTTTAAAGAGGGtttgtatattatttattatttattttaaattattagatTAGAAGCGAATAAATGTGTACATTTTACAGATGAAAATGAAGTAAAAGCACCTTACTTTGTCAATATGGTTAAAGATATCATGAAGAGGTGCTTGCATTTTCTACCATCACAAGAGTTCACAGAATCGTCCTTATCAATGTCAATATTGAAAGAAGGCGCTATAATTTTGAAGGATTGGGAAAATGAGTTATTGCCAATAGTGCATGAACTTTGGCATCCATTGGTTGACAGATTCCAAAATCCAAATCCACTCGTGATAAATTTAGCATGGCAATTACTGTGCTGTCTCGCTCAAGTTTCTCAAGATTTTATTCGATCTAGAACTTTGAAGTACTAaacttataaattaatattaacaataacaatttggaaataagtattattaaaattttaaatattcttttagaCAAATATTTCCGccactttcaaaatttttgaagaATTCCTCTAAAGAAAGTTATAAAAAAGATTCAGGAAGTACTTACAAGTTTACAcagatatttaaattacagaaAGAAATACTAAGTAAACTAGGAGGTCTCataaagtatttaaaattgcttgaaaAAGATACATGGGATATTTTAGATATAGCTGAGCCTTATCTTGATAGTTTACAACATACAGAACTTCAGGTACCtatgaaataaagaaaaaatgaattttgctaagttattttgaatattgaaaaattccgTTGATATTATTTCAATATATCCGCAGGAATATTGTGTAAATATGTATAAAGAAATTGCTGAATATAATGCTGATATCGTATGGATCAAATGCGTGGATATATGGCATCGGCAAGTTGAAACTGTGACACCACAAGATGATCTTAACACTTGGTACTCTAATATAAAAGATTGCAATGCGCAATCAACCTttcaacataatgtacaaaatattttagtgTATATTTATGATAAGCAGAAACTGCTgtaatttgtattattattttttatatatcttgTAAATAACTTGTTATATATGttcattgtttttaaaataaagttttcgttacctaattattttaatcatttaaatTGCATAAAAACCAAACAAAACAATCAGAAATTGAGTGTgaaaagtatttattttatttattttattatatattaagtAAAAAGTTGGTGATTTCAATTATTGATTCGCTGAGCTGGATTTCTCTTTAAAGTGAAATAATCGGTGATGAATTACCAAATAGTActtacaattgaaaatgccGAGTGATGTACTAATTCATGTACAAAACCACGTTTATTGTGCTTTTTCTAAGTCATGTACGATTGTACATACATAATACATATAAATGTTTGTATCTATGAATTCTCCTTTGGTTCATTTTGGCCAGTTAACATTATAATGTATATTGCTTTAAATCAAACTTTATCCCAGAAAAAATGTATCGATACctcttataatttttcaatgtcTTTTACACATTTATGCACATTTGGTTTTATAAttcttaaaaattattaacataataaTATAGACTAGTCCAACGATACAAAAGATCTTACAATATTAAAAGTTTGTCTGTACATTTAATATATCTTCTAATGAAGTTCGGTCTTCAACCATAGTTACTTTATTACACATGAATATATTCCAACTTGCATCTTAATGTTCAAGGTATGGAatacttttaaataattgtttgcaATGACGCTAACAttaattctttgaaaaatgttccCCCTTTTTAAATAGTACACGTTAGATGTTGCAAGTTCTTGGCAGTTGAAACTGAAAGCTTCTTTCTGATGTTATAAAAAGCCTTAATACTTGAATGCAGATATTGAGGAATCTTTAAATGCACTTGTGAAATAAGATAACTATTTACTAGTTGTAAACAATATTGATTAACCATTAAACGCTCAATACGTATTTGCTTTTCAACAGTCTTTTTAACTCGTTACAGTTATCACTCAAAAACTGTCGTTTACAAATGAGACACCAATCAATAATTTAGCCAAGTCCAAATTTcacatttaaataaatctataaacatgcgtatatgtatttttttcaaacatgtTTCTAAAAATCATTCAACTATTGGTTTTCAAAtcctaaaaattcaaatagacaaatatttcaatatatttatcaaatgaATTTTTATGTTTATCCTCTTTTAATTCACATTAGATCCCTGAATCATTAGTATCACAACTATCATATACCTACAAGGATCATTGAATTGAGCGCAGGTTTAGGTGTTTGTAAGCGTAACTGTGTACGTGTGAATGTGTAATTCGTATCGTTAATGGCCATatcttaaattattttgttggAACGCATCTTATTCATATCTGACATCCACATATTAATGCGAATGAAAGCAGATTGAAGATGTCAGACGatcgaaaatattaaattatccAGGACATCATTTCCATGCTTGCTTTTGTACCTTTTGTGAAGCTAATTTCTTCGTTACATACGAAGAGATTAACAAAGCCGAAAGTACTATgacaattaaataataatcaaaatcttCTTTCAGTACATCAAACGTTTTTGATGGCGCTACCCTTGTGTAAAATAGATCTACAAAATAAACATTAATTAGAACGGTGCACATCTATTTatatgatttattaaattgaTTGTTGTCAGTTTAAACTTACCAAGACCATGAACAAAAACTAGACATGTGCTCTCAAGGCCACTAGGACTTGTGTGTATTCCAGAAACCCTATAAACACTCTGGTTGTAGTTTATTATACCATCCATATGAATGGGTATTTCTGGCATATAAGGAATGACTCCCTCCTCTCTCATCTCTGGATTGACGGGTCTTCTTGGATCGACCAGCATCCAAGGCAACTCCAAAACTCCTCCATTAGCTAATGCGACTAAATCGAGacatatttgtttttaaatagaaTTTATTAAGCAAACAATTAAGATTGTATCTTGAAAAATGCATACCTAAAATATGTTTGCTAGTAATGCCTTTCTCGGTGATTGTCTCTTGCATAGATTCTACTGAAGCAGGGAAAATGAAGGCCTGCCTCTCAACAATTGGTAACTTAGTTGTTGCCAACGACGAAAAAACTATAAAACGATAAAAGCAAATTGTTAGTACGTAattattttgccatattttattgaatttgaGTTAAAAAAATCTCATCCTACCTGTGGTATTGCTCTGAGTTTTTCCCTCGTAAAGTTCAAGAGTGGCTATCTCAGTCCTGCGACTCTTTTCGTTAAAGTAACTATACACTAGCCAGTTTTCGGAATGAACAACATGCACGGGACCTTTGGTGCGTTTGTGGACAATCGAGAACACCATCGAACCCGACACAACGTCCAGCAAATATAAATTAAGGGTATCTGCGAATTCAAGATTTAATTTGTGATACAAGTATCTTCATGATCGAACTATACAATGAGAGAAACTGTATCTTACTTTTGTGAGCACCGCTGGTGCCTTGCGTGACAACAGCTACCAGGTTCGGGTTGATGTACTTGTAGAGCACCGACCTATCACCCAGCACTCGACCCTGCGAATGCACGCGCTCGATGGGATCCTTCGAGACTACATGTGTTATGCGTTGGTTCTTCGGAGAGAACACTAGTTCCCACACCTTATGAGCGACAAGATTCTGCGGTGTGCTATACGAAAGGGAATAGCCAGACAACACTCCGGTCGTCTTATCGACAGTGAAGATGAAGGTGTTGGGTCCGGCAGAAGTGGCGATAGCGCTAGCGTTCTCTGGGAACACGTGTACACGCTCCTTGTCGTCGAGCAAAACGATGCTGCGCAAGAAGTTGTCGGTCGTCGCGTGAAGTAACAAGGATTGTTTTACCTTGTAGTTAAGCTTCTTCAGACCACCAAGCAATTCACCGTTTATTGGATTAAAGGTGAAAATGATGCCGTTGCCTGTATCCTGCAAGTAGTCACGGATCGGCTATAGCTAGACGACATGTTAAACTGCGATTTTTAGATATATGCATAGTATTAGAATTCGTGCAAACCTTATCAGCGGCGAGAAGTGAGCACTGAGGTGGATGTGGGTAGTGCCGACTACCGCGTTGCACGTAGAGGACCATGTTATTGCTTTCCTGAGAGAAGCCCCGAATGTTGGGTACTCGCAGCTGCCAGATTATCTCGCCTTTCTTTGACTCGATACCAAATATTTTTCCAGCCGAAGTAACAGCCACGATCATTTTGTGCAAGCCGAACTTGTCGCGCACTAAATCGGCTCGTTCGCTGGACTGCTGCGGCTCCAGCCCCAGTAGAGATTGGATGAAAGTGCTTGCCTGGTTGGCCTGGGAAGTCAGACGACGCACCAACATACCGATAACGTCCCCTAATATATAAATACGGTTATTAACATTTGCCGAAGTTATTCATTATAAAGACTCCAATCTATACATGGTTCAAAGAAAAACATGggtgaaaaaaatcaattcatATTCTAATACAGGTAATGTAAAAGTGCACATAAACGACAATGTTTATGTTGATACATTTTCGTTACAAGAATTTTAGGATCTTGCAAGTTGTGTTGATTACAAAATGTAGTTCTTGATATGAATTAGTAATCATTACGTAAGTATTTGAATTGTTTGCGTGCACttctaaaacttaaattacAGGTCGTTGACAAAAAACAGAAACTCTGTCGACCAAAAGCACACGTTTCCTAAAAGTCACTGAGCTGATAAAAAAGTAATCACAATTCCTACGAAAAACTCATGCTGAAAATCGAAAGAATCAAGCAGAAAACCAACTCGCTATTATGAGTCGTGAGATTTCATGCAAACTATACAGGGAAACTTAAAGAAAGCTCGTTTtcgacgaaataaaaaaaa
Coding sequences within it:
- the LOC100121213 gene encoding ER membrane protein complex subunit 1 isoform X1, translated to MAPSLIASPNFRGNFNRLFTDSQFLQCLILLFSLFNLSLCLYEDQVGKFDWRQNYVGKIKFASFDSVSTAKKIIVATEENVIAALNIKTGQILWRRVLEKGYAGRIRAMETTMDGELISVNGGVPAIVRYWNSATGHIINEWTLAEQNPDRIDSPFISYTTEGLYSSERIEDVKWHIKDGTLHHILPIYNSGIEVTSYDSKTGEKLKTTKISAPFISQDTECVLAAPHYVCLKSDSVILFSINIFKPKQQPETLTINHIMGSGSQGPYRISLVPGNVAAISISADNNRRKRLMYVHENENLTLHTRDIEGDNFLYVNKFGDNIVVLESSYDNKVTTITATELNKPDAQPEKIGSLNHKALYNPALVAIDCTYQSMKAKMCKYLMTSEDHSISLLQQKVFWTREEALANIVAVEFIELPMSERDRAIETEFDQKESLDVDSSWDVIGMLVRRLTSQANQASTFIQSLLGLEPQQSSERADLVRDKFGLHKMIVAVTSAGKIFGIESKKGEIIWQLRVPNIRGFSQESNNMVLYVQRGSRHYPHPPQCSLLAADKDTGNGIIFTFNPINGELLGGLKKLNYKVKQSLLLHATTDNFLRSIVLLDDKERVHVFPENASAIATSAGPNTFIFTVDKTTGVLSGYSLSYSTPQNLVAHKVWELVFSPKNQRITHVVSKDPIERVHSQGRVLGDRSVLYKYINPNLVAVVTQGTSGAHKNTLNLYLLDVVSGSMVFSIVHKRTKGPVHVVHSENWLVYSYFNEKSRRTEIATLELYEGKTQSNTTVFSSLATTKLPIVERQAFIFPASVESMQETITEKGITSKHILVALANGGVLELPWMLVDPRRPVNPEMREEGVIPYMPEIPIHMDGIINYNQSVYRVSGIHTSPSGLESTCLVFVHGLDLFYTRVAPSKTFDVLKEDFDYYLIVIVLSALLISSYVTKKLASQKVQKQAWK
- the LOC100121213 gene encoding ER membrane protein complex subunit 1 isoform X2 is translated as MAPSLIASPNFRGNFNRLFTDSQFLQCLILLFSLFNLSLCLYEDQVGKFDWRQNYVGKIKFASFDSVSTAKKIIVATEENVIAALNIKTGQILWRRVLEKGYAGRIRAMETTMDGELISVNGGVPAIVRYWNSATGHIINEWTLAEQNPDRIDSPFISYTTEGLYSSERIEDVKWHIKDGTLHHILPIYNSGIEVTSYDSKTGEKLKTTKISAPFISQDTECVLAAPHYVCLKSDSVILFSINIFKPKQQPETLTINHIMGSGSQGPYRISLVPGNVAAISISADNNRRKRLMYVHENENLTLHTRDIEGDNFLYVNKFGDNIVVLESSYDNKVTTITATELNKPDAQPEKIGSLNHKALYNPALVAIDCTYQSMKAKMCKYLMTSEDHSISLLQQKVFWTREEALANIVAVEFIELPMSERDRAIETEFDQKERDVIGMLVRRLTSQANQASTFIQSLLGLEPQQSSERADLVRDKFGLHKMIVAVTSAGKIFGIESKKGEIIWQLRVPNIRGFSQESNNMVLYVQRGSRHYPHPPQCSLLAADKDTGNGIIFTFNPINGELLGGLKKLNYKVKQSLLLHATTDNFLRSIVLLDDKERVHVFPENASAIATSAGPNTFIFTVDKTTGVLSGYSLSYSTPQNLVAHKVWELVFSPKNQRITHVVSKDPIERVHSQGRVLGDRSVLYKYINPNLVAVVTQGTSGAHKNTLNLYLLDVVSGSMVFSIVHKRTKGPVHVVHSENWLVYSYFNEKSRRTEIATLELYEGKTQSNTTVFSSLATTKLPIVERQAFIFPASVESMQETITEKGITSKHILVALANGGVLELPWMLVDPRRPVNPEMREEGVIPYMPEIPIHMDGIINYNQSVYRVSGIHTSPSGLESTCLVFVHGLDLFYTRVAPSKTFDVLKEDFDYYLIVIVLSALLISSYVTKKLASQKVQKQAWK